GTGGACGCTCCTCACTTCATTAAGCGCAAGTAACGCATCCATAACTGCGGTTCTGCGTTTTGAATCCACGTTGGCGCCGACGATAGCATCAACATTGTAGCCAAGTAGCTGCTCGTTTACAATAACTGTAAACTTCTTTATCAAACCCCTTTTGATTAGCCTCTTAATTCTGCTGTAGACCACGGACGGGTTTACATTTATCTTCTTGCTGAGCTTTGGGACAGATAGGCTGGCGTCCCTAACAAGCTCTTTAAGGATCTTCATATCTGTATCATCGATTTTACCCATTTATCGGCTTCACCGCCTATTAGTTGCAGAGGAACTGGTTAATAAACTTAAATATTTTGCTGATATTTGCCTAGGAACCGCACGACCTTAGGAGGGGCACGCTAGTCCAGGAAGCCCTTCACCTCTAACAGCTCAGCAACCAGAACCGCACCTTTGGCTGCACCCATCTTCGTATTGTGTGATACCAATACATATTTCACACCGTTCTCAAGCGCCTCATCGAGTCTAATCCGACCGACAGTAGTAGCCATACCATCTTCTCTGTTACGATCAAGCCTCGGTTGAGGTCTGAATGGGTCATCTAGCACGTG
This genomic stretch from Nitrososphaerota archaeon harbors:
- a CDS encoding Lrp/AsnC family transcriptional regulator, whose translation is MGKIDDTDMKILKELVRDASLSVPKLSKKINVNPSVVYSRIKRLIKRGLIKKFTVIVNEQLLGYNVDAIVGANVDSKRRTAVMDALLALNEVRSVHEVTGRFDLIIFVKTRNLDELHDLISNKFAAIDGITHTETFVEMSSKTREPVYTLPK